A single region of the Pararhodospirillum photometricum DSM 122 genome encodes:
- the rpsC gene encoding 30S ribosomal protein S3 translates to MGQKVNPIGLRLGINRTWDSRWFAGREYAKLLHEDLRIKSFLKGKLAQAGVSRIVIERPAKKARITIHTARPGVVIGKKGQDIENLRRKLQQMTGNEVHLNIVEIRKPELDAQLVAENIAQQLERRVAFRRAMKRAVQSAMRLGAQGIRINCGGRLGGAEIARTEWYREGRVPLHTLRADVDYGTASAHTTYGVCGVKVWVFKGEIMEHDPMAQDKRAQDLGR, encoded by the coding sequence ATGGGACAGAAGGTCAATCCGATCGGCTTGCGTCTGGGCATCAACCGGACGTGGGACTCGCGCTGGTTCGCGGGGCGCGAGTACGCGAAGCTGTTGCACGAAGACCTGCGCATTAAGTCCTTCCTGAAGGGCAAGCTGGCGCAGGCTGGCGTGTCGCGCATCGTCATCGAGCGTCCGGCCAAGAAGGCGCGCATCACCATTCACACGGCGCGTCCGGGTGTGGTGATCGGCAAGAAGGGCCAGGACATCGAGAATCTGCGGCGCAAGCTGCAGCAGATGACCGGCAACGAGGTTCACCTCAACATCGTCGAGATCCGCAAGCCGGAACTGGACGCGCAGTTGGTGGCCGAGAACATCGCGCAGCAGCTGGAGCGTCGCGTGGCTTTCCGCCGTGCGATGAAGCGGGCCGTGCAGTCGGCGATGCGCCTGGGCGCCCAGGGCATCCGAATCAACTGCGGCGGTCGTTTGGGCGGGGCGGAAATTGCCCGGACCGAATGGTACCGTGAAGGCCGCGTGCCGCTGCACACGCTGCGGGCCGATGTCGATTATGGGACTGCGTCGGCGCACACGACCTATGGTGTGTGTGGTGTGAAAGTCTGGGTGTTTAAGGGCGAGATCATGGAGCACGACCCGATGGCCCAGGACAAGCGCGCCCAGGATCTGGGCCGCTAA
- the rplV gene encoding 50S ribosomal protein L22 gives MGKQANERRVAETEARAVAKMIRTSPYKLNLVAETIRGKTAEAALAELAFSPRRIAGTVLKTLESAIANAENNHQLDVDRLVVAEAYVGKSLVMKRWHARARGRVGKIQKPFSNLTIVVREREETA, from the coding sequence ATGGGCAAGCAGGCAAACGAACGGCGGGTGGCGGAGACCGAGGCGCGTGCTGTCGCCAAGATGATCCGCACCAGCCCTTACAAGTTGAATCTCGTGGCCGAAACCATTCGCGGCAAGACGGCCGAGGCCGCCCTGGCCGAGCTCGCCTTCTCGCCGCGCCGCATTGCCGGCACGGTGCTGAAGACCCTCGAGTCGGCCATTGCCAATGCCGAAAACAACCACCAGCTCGACGTTGACCGTCTGGTGGTCGCCGAGGCCTACGTGGGCAAGTCGCTGGTGATGAAGCGCTGGCATGCGCGCGCTCGTGGGCGCGTGGGCAAGATCCAGAAGCCCTTCAGCAATTTGACCATCGTGGTGCGCGAGCGCGAGGAGACGGCGTAA
- the rpmC gene encoding 50S ribosomal protein L29, which produces MTDVGTLRGKSEDELRAAVLELKKEQFNLRFKAASGQLENTARVRQIRRDIARIKTVQNERAGQAE; this is translated from the coding sequence ATGACGGACGTGGGTACCCTGCGGGGCAAGTCGGAAGACGAGCTTCGCGCGGCAGTCCTGGAACTGAAGAAAGAACAGTTCAACCTGCGCTTTAAGGCGGCGAGCGGTCAGTTGGAAAATACTGCCCGCGTGCGCCAGATCCGTCGCGATATCGCGCGGATCAAGACCGTTCAAAATGAGCGGGCCGGGCAGGCCGAGTAA
- the rpsS gene encoding 30S ribosomal protein S19 → MARSVWKGPFVDGYLLVKAEKARSSGRNEVIKIWSRRSTIMPQFVGLTFGVYNGHKFIPVLVTEQMVGHKFGEFAPTRTYHGHAVDKKAKRK, encoded by the coding sequence GTGGCTCGTTCCGTATGGAAAGGTCCGTTTGTTGACGGATACCTCCTCGTTAAGGCCGAAAAGGCGCGCTCCTCGGGCCGCAACGAGGTCATCAAGATCTGGTCGCGTCGCTCGACCATTATGCCGCAGTTCGTGGGTCTGACTTTCGGCGTCTACAATGGGCACAAGTTCATTCCGGTGCTGGTGACCGAACAGATGGTCGGGCACAAGTTCGGCGAGTTCGCGCCCACGCGGACGTACCACGGCCACGCCGTCGATAAGAAGGCGAAGAGGAAGTAA
- the rplP gene encoding 50S ribosomal protein L16 encodes MLSPKRTKFRKQHKGRIHGLSKGGTELNFGAYGLKALEPERVTARQLEAARRTITRFMKRQGRLWIRVFPDVPVSRKPAEVRMGSGKGSPEYWVVRIKPGRIMFELDGVSEEIARGAFELAAAKLPIKTKFVARIGEA; translated from the coding sequence ATGCTCTCACCCAAGCGCACAAAGTTCCGCAAGCAGCACAAGGGCCGCATTCATGGCTTGTCTAAAGGCGGAACTGAGCTTAATTTCGGGGCCTACGGTCTGAAGGCCTTGGAGCCGGAGCGCGTGACCGCGCGCCAGCTCGAAGCGGCCCGACGGACCATTACCCGCTTCATGAAGCGTCAGGGACGCCTGTGGATCCGCGTGTTCCCAGACGTTCCCGTGTCGCGAAAGCCTGCCGAAGTCCGTATGGGCTCCGGTAAGGGCTCGCCCGAGTATTGGGTGGTCCGGATCAAGCCCGGCCGCATCATGTTCGAGCTGGACGGGGTCAGCGAGGAAATCGCCCGCGGTGCTTTCGAGCTCGCGGCGGCCAAGCTGCCGATCAAGACCAAGTTTGTTGCCCGAATCGGGGAGGCCTAA